The proteins below are encoded in one region of Streptomyces roseirectus:
- a CDS encoding MMPL family transporter, translating to MSTRPPEAASAVRPGQAGFFSRIAGFANRHRWTALILWLVVLVGVWAGASQAGDRYRDDYSLPGTETQRALEILKEHGAGNAWNTVDIVLHDKDGLSGEATRSVVAGMLKEVSGLPGVVGVRSPYDDRSALSADGTVAYATVELDRPAENVPVAQSEKILDTAREIQKDGLQVELGGEAARKLGANQGSGAEGAGIFAALLILLFMFGTVIAASLPVITAVFAVGATLGIIVLASHTFTIASYSPYVMSLVGLGVGIDYALLIFARYRAELVKDVAPEEAERRALEGAGRTVLFAGCTVIIALLGLVALGLGSLRGMALAVALTVLLTMLASLTLLPSLLAIFGKRFARQFSARAHKRAAQGKPEEGARWRAWSEAVQRRPWAALLLPVVALGALAVPAADLRLGLADAGNDPDGTTSRVAYDLLAKGFGPGVNGPLVIVTEGDDAVKAAGAAAGTLRDTPGIALVNGPIPTEDGKAAMLLAVPRTAPQDTATTELVHHLRDDVLPGVSRQTQAKYLVGGATGSVIDFSDTIGGKLPLFVAIVIGLSVLLLMMVFRSVLIPLKAAVLNLLSVGAALGAVSLVFQHGWFGAEAGPIEAFIPTMIFAIVFGLSMDYEIFLVSRMREEWLRTQDAGRAVREGLAHTGAVVTAAGAVMIVVFGGFMLSPDRMLRQFGFGLAVAILIDAVIIRSLILPATMRLLGPRAWWLPAPLARALPEVRVESP from the coding sequence ATGTCTACTCGTCCACCCGAGGCCGCCTCCGCCGTCCGGCCAGGTCAGGCCGGTTTTTTCTCCCGGATCGCGGGGTTCGCCAACCGGCACCGATGGACCGCGCTGATCCTGTGGCTCGTCGTGCTCGTCGGCGTCTGGGCCGGCGCCTCGCAGGCGGGCGACCGCTACCGGGACGACTACTCGCTGCCCGGCACCGAGACCCAGCGGGCCCTGGAGATCCTGAAGGAACACGGCGCCGGGAACGCCTGGAACACCGTCGACATCGTCCTGCACGACAAGGACGGGCTGAGCGGTGAGGCCACCCGGAGCGTGGTCGCCGGAATGCTGAAGGAGGTCTCCGGGCTCCCCGGCGTCGTCGGGGTGCGCAGCCCCTACGACGACCGGTCCGCGCTCTCGGCGGACGGGACCGTCGCCTACGCGACCGTCGAACTGGACCGGCCCGCCGAGAACGTGCCGGTCGCCCAGAGCGAGAAGATCCTCGACACCGCGCGGGAGATCCAGAAGGACGGGCTCCAGGTCGAGCTGGGCGGGGAGGCCGCGCGCAAGCTCGGCGCGAACCAGGGCAGCGGGGCCGAGGGCGCCGGGATCTTCGCGGCGCTGCTGATCCTGCTGTTCATGTTCGGGACGGTGATCGCCGCGAGCCTGCCGGTCATCACCGCCGTGTTCGCGGTCGGGGCGACGCTCGGGATCATCGTGCTCGCCTCCCACACGTTCACCATCGCCAGCTACTCGCCGTACGTGATGTCGCTGGTCGGGCTCGGGGTCGGGATCGACTACGCGCTGCTGATCTTCGCGCGGTACCGGGCCGAACTCGTCAAGGACGTCGCGCCCGAGGAGGCCGAGCGGCGGGCGCTGGAGGGGGCCGGGCGGACCGTGCTGTTCGCCGGGTGCACCGTCATCATCGCGCTCCTCGGACTCGTCGCCCTCGGGCTCGGTTCGCTGCGCGGGATGGCGCTCGCGGTGGCGCTGACCGTCCTGCTGACGATGCTGGCCTCACTGACCCTGCTGCCCTCGCTGCTCGCGATCTTCGGGAAGCGGTTCGCGCGGCAGTTCAGCGCGCGGGCCCACAAGCGGGCCGCCCAGGGCAAGCCCGAGGAGGGGGCCCGGTGGCGGGCCTGGAGCGAGGCCGTCCAGCGGCGCCCCTGGGCCGCGCTGCTCCTGCCCGTCGTCGCGCTCGGCGCGCTCGCCGTGCCGGCGGCGGACCTGCGGCTCGGGCTCGCGGACGCCGGGAACGACCCCGACGGCACGACCAGCCGCGTCGCCTACGACCTCCTCGCGAAGGGGTTCGGGCCCGGCGTCAACGGGCCGCTGGTGATCGTGACCGAGGGCGACGACGCGGTGAAGGCGGCCGGGGCCGCCGCGGGCACCCTCCGGGACACGCCGGGGATCGCGCTGGTCAACGGGCCGATCCCGACCGAGGACGGCAAGGCCGCGATGCTGCTCGCCGTCCCGAGGACGGCGCCGCAGGACACGGCGACGACGGAACTGGTCCACCATCTCCGGGACGACGTGCTGCCGGGGGTCTCCCGGCAGACCCAGGCGAAGTACCTGGTCGGCGGGGCCACGGGCTCGGTCATCGACTTCTCCGACACGATCGGCGGAAAACTCCCCCTCTTCGTGGCGATCGTGATCGGCCTCTCCGTCCTCCTCCTGATGATGGTCTTCCGCTCGGTCCTCATCCCCCTCAAGGCCGCCGTCCTCAACCTCCTCAGCGTCGGCGCGGCCCTCGGCGCCGTCTCCCTCGTCTTCCAGCACGGCTGGTTCGGCGCCGAGGCCGGCCCCATCGAGGCGTTCATCCCCACGATGATCTTCGCCATCGTCTTCGGGCTCTCCATGGACTACGAGATCTTCCTCGTCTCCCGCATGCGCGAGGAATGGCTGCGCACCCAGGACGCCGGCCGCGCCGTCCGCGAGGGCCTGGCCCACACCGGCGCCGTCGTCACCGCCGCCGGCGCCGTCATGATCGTCGTCTTCGGCGGCTTCATGCTCAGCCCCGACCGCATGCTCCGCCAGTTCGGCTTCGGCCTCGCCGTCGCCATCCTCATCGACGCCGTCATCATCCGCTCCCTCATCCTCCCCGCCACCATGCGCCTCCTGGGCCCCCGAGCCTGGTGGCTCCCCGCCCCCCTAGCCCGCGCCCTCCCCGAGGTCCGCGTGGAATCCCCCTGA
- a CDS encoding cytochrome P450, translating to MPGQPLDFPFAFPSGIAQPRELALLRKEAPVARVVLATGDEAWLVTRYDDVQLVLNDERFSRAAAEAPGAPRMGASNPGPDVLLGMDGPDHARLRRLAVKHFTNRRVERLRPWTQALADSLLDTLVAAGPPGDLVPGLALPVPLMLVLELLGVPAQDSPQLCAWTDTAFSMTRHSQDEIKAARGSLEEYVSGMIALRRARPSDDLLGALVAEREGGKLTERELVGFAFLLVTAGYLSTVNAISSGVLTLLLNPGQLDLLRERPELIPDAVEELLRYNPSAISGALPRVALSDVTLGGVTIHAGEAVVPAIGSANHDPAVFPTPAQLDISRTPNPHLAFGYGIHRCLGAQMARMELQVTLATLLRRIPTLRLAIPEHRIRWKDHPVSRGLLSLPVEW from the coding sequence ATGCCTGGACAACCACTGGACTTCCCCTTCGCCTTCCCCTCGGGCATCGCCCAGCCCCGTGAACTCGCGCTGCTGCGCAAGGAGGCGCCGGTCGCGCGGGTGGTGCTGGCCACCGGCGACGAGGCGTGGCTGGTCACGCGGTACGACGATGTCCAACTCGTGCTGAACGACGAGCGGTTCAGCCGCGCCGCCGCCGAGGCGCCGGGTGCGCCGCGGATGGGCGCGTCCAATCCCGGGCCCGATGTGCTGCTCGGGATGGACGGGCCCGATCACGCGCGGCTGCGCAGACTCGCGGTGAAGCACTTCACGAACCGGCGGGTGGAACGGCTGCGGCCCTGGACGCAGGCGCTCGCGGACTCGCTGCTCGACACGCTCGTGGCGGCGGGGCCGCCGGGCGACCTCGTGCCGGGGCTCGCCTTGCCCGTGCCGCTCATGCTGGTGCTGGAGCTGCTGGGGGTGCCCGCGCAGGACAGTCCGCAGCTGTGCGCCTGGACCGACACCGCGTTCAGCATGACGAGGCATTCGCAGGACGAGATCAAGGCCGCGCGCGGGTCTCTGGAGGAGTACGTCTCCGGGATGATCGCGCTGCGCCGGGCCCGGCCCTCGGACGATCTGCTGGGGGCGCTGGTCGCCGAGCGGGAGGGCGGGAAACTCACCGAGAGAGAGCTCGTCGGGTTCGCGTTCCTGCTGGTCACCGCCGGGTATCTGAGCACCGTCAACGCCATCTCCAGCGGTGTCCTCACGCTGCTCCTCAACCCCGGCCAACTCGATCTCCTGCGGGAGCGGCCCGAGTTGATCCCGGACGCCGTCGAGGAACTGCTGCGCTACAACCCCTCCGCGATCAGCGGGGCGCTGCCCCGGGTCGCGCTCTCGGACGTCACCCTCGGCGGCGTCACCATCCACGCGGGCGAAGCGGTCGTCCCCGCGATCGGCTCCGCCAACCACGACCCCGCCGTCTTCCCCACCCCCGCCCAGCTCGACATCTCCCGCACCCCCAACCCCCACCTCGCCTTCGGCTACGGCATCCACCGCTGCCTCGGCGCCCAGATGGCCCGCATGGAACTCCAGGTCACCCTCGCGACCCTCCTGCGCAGGATCCCCACCCTCCGCCTGGCGATCCCCGAACACCGCATCCGCTGGAAGGACCATCCGGTGTCCCGGGGGCTGCTGTCGCTGCCGGTGGAGTGGTGA
- a CDS encoding SDR family oxidoreductase, whose protein sequence is MTVIVITGGSRGIGLGLAHAFASRGCHVVICGRDETSVTAAAEQSGALGVPADVTSRADVRRLWDTATERFGRVDHWINNAGIALAPRLLHDIPEDDVRRLVDVNLVGAINGCAVAVERMLDQGGGFVWNMVGFGSNGRVSRGMAPYGSTKRALAYLHDTLTLEAKGTPVRIGLLSPGLVVTELVAGNDLRSDLRGRRQQVYYEVLSDPLDVVAPWLATRVLSATRNGTRAERLTGPKACGRLATALLRGRLHPALRAT, encoded by the coding sequence ATGACTGTCATCGTGATCACCGGCGGCAGCCGGGGCATCGGACTGGGCCTCGCGCACGCGTTCGCCTCCCGCGGCTGCCACGTCGTGATCTGCGGCCGCGACGAGACGTCCGTGACGGCCGCCGCCGAGCAGAGCGGCGCCCTCGGCGTCCCCGCCGACGTCACCTCCCGCGCCGACGTCCGCCGCCTGTGGGACACCGCCACCGAGCGCTTCGGCCGCGTCGACCACTGGATCAACAACGCCGGCATCGCACTGGCCCCGCGCCTCCTGCACGACATCCCGGAGGACGACGTCCGCCGCCTAGTCGACGTCAACCTGGTCGGCGCGATCAACGGCTGCGCCGTCGCCGTCGAGCGGATGCTCGATCAGGGCGGCGGGTTCGTGTGGAACATGGTCGGCTTCGGCAGCAACGGCCGTGTCTCGCGCGGCATGGCGCCGTACGGGTCGACGAAGCGGGCCCTGGCGTACCTGCACGACACGCTGACCCTGGAGGCGAAGGGCACGCCGGTGCGGATCGGCCTGCTCTCCCCCGGCCTCGTCGTCACGGAACTCGTCGCCGGCAACGACCTCCGCTCCGACCTGCGGGGCCGCCGCCAGCAGGTGTACTACGAGGTCCTGTCGGACCCGCTGGACGTCGTCGCCCCCTGGCTCGCCACCCGCGTCCTGTCGGCGACCAGGAACGGCACCCGCGCGGAACGCCTCACCGGCCCCAAGGCGTGCGGACGCCTGGCGACGGCACTGCTGCGGGGCCGACTGCATCCGGCGCTGCGGGCGACCTGA
- a CDS encoding asparagine synthetase B family protein, with product MSELAGWVDFERTLPEGREAVVAMTRALRAGDAGGGRLWGGPGAVLGVRSGVDPAVEGDSLGTVAAVAFAGQCDNRAELPRAGTDAQAVLLSWLATGPAGADRPRGSYAFAVWEPRAAELTLVRDRLGTRPLYWARTPTGVVFASRPDALFAHPELRPRLDADALRTVLAGINVPGRTVFGDVYEVPPGHLVRFTAAGHTVHRYWRPEAAEHSDDVATTAVRVRELLAGAVAEHTGRAGTRVGSLMSGGLDSSALAALLAAGAEGPVPTFAVDYQGYEENFRPHIVRPQPDSPFVRDMAAHLGSDHTDVVLTTGDLTRPELWTHLVTELDQPRLFADTEPSMARLYAAVGGRVDTLLSGEGADELFGGFPWFHHPRWAQAPDFPWTPTTDELVGTLFAPAMKELEVRTFRADHYATALAEIPGLPGEDPLERRMREVVYLFTTRFLPEQLDRAHRFGAAAGLDVRLPFCDHRLVQYALNIPWSTKTSDGWEKSTLRAAVADLLPASVLQRRKSGYPMTHDDGYDATLRTRLAALPADAPVRPLLDPAALHAPRLSRTELELALKVNGWLERYGLTLPG from the coding sequence GTGTCAGAACTCGCAGGCTGGGTCGATTTCGAGCGGACGCTCCCCGAGGGGCGGGAGGCCGTCGTCGCGATGACCCGCGCCCTGCGCGCCGGGGACGCGGGCGGCGGACGGCTGTGGGGAGGTCCGGGCGCCGTCCTCGGCGTGCGGTCCGGCGTCGATCCCGCCGTGGAGGGCGACAGCCTCGGCACCGTCGCCGCCGTCGCCTTCGCCGGCCAGTGCGACAACCGCGCCGAACTCCCCCGCGCCGGCACCGACGCGCAGGCGGTCCTGCTGTCGTGGCTCGCCACGGGCCCGGCCGGCGCCGACCGCCCGCGCGGCTCGTACGCGTTCGCGGTGTGGGAGCCGCGCGCGGCCGAACTCACCCTGGTCCGCGACCGGTTGGGCACCCGCCCGCTGTACTGGGCGCGCACCCCGACCGGCGTGGTCTTCGCCTCCCGCCCCGACGCCCTCTTCGCCCACCCGGAGCTGCGCCCCCGCCTCGACGCGGACGCCCTGCGCACCGTCCTCGCCGGCATCAACGTCCCCGGCCGGACCGTGTTCGGGGACGTGTACGAGGTCCCGCCGGGCCACCTCGTCCGCTTCACCGCCGCCGGCCACACCGTCCACCGCTACTGGCGCCCGGAGGCCGCCGAGCACTCCGACGACGTGGCCACCACCGCCGTCCGCGTCCGCGAACTGCTCGCCGGCGCCGTCGCGGAGCACACCGGACGGGCGGGCACCCGGGTCGGCAGTCTCATGTCCGGGGGGCTGGACTCCAGCGCGCTGGCCGCGCTGCTCGCGGCGGGGGCGGAGGGGCCGGTGCCGACGTTCGCCGTCGACTACCAGGGGTACGAGGAGAACTTCCGCCCGCACATCGTGCGCCCCCAGCCGGACAGCCCCTTCGTCCGCGACATGGCCGCGCACCTCGGCTCCGACCACACGGACGTCGTCCTCACCACCGGCGACCTCACCCGCCCCGAGCTGTGGACGCACCTGGTCACGGAACTGGACCAGCCGCGCCTGTTCGCGGACACCGAGCCGTCCATGGCGCGGCTGTACGCGGCGGTGGGCGGCCGGGTCGACACGCTGCTCAGCGGCGAGGGCGCGGACGAACTCTTCGGCGGCTTCCCCTGGTTCCACCATCCGCGCTGGGCGCAGGCGCCCGACTTCCCGTGGACGCCGACGACGGACGAACTGGTCGGCACCCTGTTCGCGCCGGCGATGAAGGAGCTGGAGGTGCGGACGTTCCGCGCCGACCACTACGCGACCGCGCTCGCGGAGATCCCCGGGCTGCCCGGCGAGGATCCGCTGGAGCGCCGGATGCGCGAGGTGGTCTACCTCTTCACGACCCGTTTCCTGCCCGAACAGCTCGACCGCGCGCACCGCTTCGGCGCCGCCGCCGGCCTCGACGTCCGCCTCCCCTTCTGCGACCACCGCCTCGTCCAGTACGCCCTGAACATCCCCTGGTCGACGAAGACGTCGGACGGCTGGGAGAAGAGCACCCTGCGCGCGGCGGTCGCCGACCTCCTGCCGGCGTCGGTCCTCCAGCGCCGCAAGTCCGGCTACCCGATGACCCACGACGACGGCTACGACGCCACGCTCCGCACGCGCCTGGCCGCGCTGCCGGCGGACGCGCCGGTCCGTCCGCTGCTGGATCCGGCGGCGCTGCACGCGCCTCGGTTGAGCCGGACGGAGCTGGAGCTGGCGTTGAAGGTGAACGGGTGGTTGGAGAGGTACGGGTTGACGCTGCCGGGGTGA
- a CDS encoding antibiotic biosynthesis monooxygenase family protein — protein MPDSLPFRVMLRMETVPGRGAEFEKVWEEVGRGIAAQAGNLGQALARAVDEEDVYYVVTDWVDAASFHRFEHSEEHVENRRRLQPYRRGGEMRLSQTVCVLSAG, from the coding sequence ATGCCGGATTCGCTTCCCTTCCGTGTGATGCTGCGCATGGAGACCGTCCCCGGGCGGGGCGCCGAGTTCGAGAAGGTGTGGGAGGAGGTGGGGCGGGGAATCGCCGCGCAGGCCGGCAACCTCGGGCAGGCGCTGGCGCGGGCCGTCGACGAGGAGGACGTCTACTACGTCGTCACCGACTGGGTCGACGCGGCGAGTTTCCACCGGTTCGAGCACAGCGAGGAGCATGTGGAGAACCGGCGCCGGCTCCAGCCGTACCGGCGGGGCGGGGAGATGCGGCTGAGTCAGACGGTGTGCGTGCTGAGCGCGGGGTAG
- a CDS encoding peptide MFS transporter yields MTAPAKPPALQPAEGTGRRGPLGWPRWFTTLFGTDIWERFSFYGMTAILVLYATEDTADGGLGLSNDDATLLFGLYMASVFLCSVPGGWLGDRLFGSSRAVLYGGVLIGMGHVSMAVPGRFLFYPGLLLIAAGTGLLKPNMANLLSAFYAPRDRAGRDAGFAIFYMSVQVSALAAPVIVGAVGETVDWHLGFGLAAVGMALGLVQYTRGMRHFGGTGSAPDRAATPAQRARVLRRSGAAAVVLALVYGTDAALGTFEIVHVMGLIGVLTVVVPAVFFWRLLRDPVLTDAERVRVRTYIWLFLASALFWAMFLQGGSVFSLFAKESTDRAVLGFTVPTSWFQSATPLFVLATAPLFAALWRRAGDRVNTAVKFGIGMISTALAFMVMSAAAWQASASDTGLVSPWWLVAAFLLLAAGEVAFAPVGMSATTAIAPATFVSQMVGLFWLAGALGGGLGGNALKASGSSSPSPAYFLTLALITLTTGTTLILSRRPLGHRLGV; encoded by the coding sequence ATGACCGCCCCGGCCAAGCCCCCCGCCCTCCAGCCGGCCGAAGGCACCGGCAGACGCGGCCCCCTCGGCTGGCCCCGCTGGTTCACCACCCTGTTCGGGACCGACATATGGGAGCGGTTCAGCTTCTACGGCATGACGGCGATCCTCGTCCTGTACGCGACGGAGGACACCGCGGACGGCGGCCTCGGCCTGTCGAACGACGACGCGACGCTGCTGTTCGGCCTCTACATGGCGTCGGTGTTCCTGTGCTCGGTGCCGGGCGGCTGGCTGGGCGACCGCCTGTTCGGCTCGTCGCGGGCGGTCCTGTACGGCGGTGTCCTGATCGGTATGGGGCACGTGTCGATGGCCGTGCCCGGCCGGTTCCTCTTCTACCCCGGTCTGCTGCTGATCGCGGCCGGCACCGGGCTCCTGAAGCCGAACATGGCCAACCTGCTGAGCGCGTTCTACGCCCCGCGGGACCGGGCCGGCCGCGACGCCGGGTTCGCGATCTTCTACATGAGCGTGCAGGTCAGCGCGCTGGCCGCGCCGGTGATCGTCGGCGCGGTGGGTGAGACGGTCGACTGGCACCTCGGCTTCGGCCTGGCCGCCGTCGGCATGGCGCTGGGCCTCGTGCAGTACACGCGCGGCATGCGTCACTTCGGCGGCACGGGCAGCGCCCCCGACCGCGCGGCGACCCCGGCCCAGCGTGCCCGCGTCCTGCGCCGGAGCGGTGCGGCGGCCGTCGTCCTCGCGCTGGTCTACGGCACGGACGCGGCGCTGGGCACCTTCGAGATCGTCCACGTCATGGGGCTGATCGGCGTGCTGACGGTCGTCGTCCCGGCCGTCTTCTTCTGGCGTCTGCTGCGCGATCCGGTCCTGACGGACGCCGAGCGCGTCCGGGTGAGGACGTACATCTGGCTCTTCCTGGCCTCCGCGCTCTTCTGGGCGATGTTCCTCCAGGGCGGCTCGGTGTTCTCCCTGTTCGCGAAGGAGTCCACCGACCGCGCGGTCCTCGGTTTCACCGTCCCCACGAGCTGGTTCCAGTCCGCGACCCCCCTCTTCGTCCTGGCCACGGCCCCGCTCTTCGCCGCCCTCTGGCGCCGGGCCGGCGACCGCGTCAACACGGCCGTCAAGTTCGGCATCGGCATGATCAGCACGGCGCTGGCCTTCATGGTCATGTCCGCGGCGGCCTGGCAGGCGTCCGCCTCCGACACCGGCCTGGTCTCCCCCTGGTGGCTGGTCGCGGCCTTCCTCCTCCTAGCGGCCGGCGAGGTCGCCTTCGCCCCCGTCGGCATGAGCGCCACCACCGCCATCGCCCCCGCCACCTTCGTCAGCCAGATGGTCGGCCTCTTCTGGCTCGCCGGAGCCCTCGGCGGCGGCCTCGGCGGCAACGCCCTCAAAGCCTCCGGCTCCTCCTCCCCCTCCCCCGCCTACTTCCTCACCCTCGCCCTCATCACCCTCACCACCGGCACCACCCTCATCCTGTCTCGCCGCCCTTTGGGCCACCGCTTGGGCGTCTGA